The Prochlorococcus sp. MIT 1300 genome has a window encoding:
- the cbiB gene encoding adenosylcobinamide-phosphate synthase CbiB, whose product MTAASIDLLIGDPYWLPHPVQLMGKFITILQRKVENIAGKNKFALRVGGGIIAIAVVLASGASGWLIERLIMQKTTLISFYGYLFLLLGLASSLATRSLRDSVVNVLNPLSKLSSTCPESLEIAREKLSFIVGRDVSQLSEDEILRATAETASENSVDGIYAPLFWMFFGSFLWELSNQLPGPLALAWAFKASSTLDSMLGYRVGKLKWLGTFGARLDDVLTWIPCRIVVFTLPFISKPLHKIPGIINNAFIDGRKDPSPNSGLSESIFAYCCGITMGGLNVYQGKEKLKPKIASHEPKPSIRSIEKLLNLILNLELFWLATILIIKYLTYLL is encoded by the coding sequence ATTACTGCAGCAAGCATAGACCTGCTAATTGGGGATCCTTATTGGCTTCCTCATCCGGTTCAGTTAATGGGTAAATTCATCACAATCCTTCAAAGGAAAGTTGAAAATATAGCTGGTAAAAACAAATTTGCATTGAGGGTAGGTGGAGGAATAATTGCCATTGCTGTTGTACTAGCAAGCGGGGCATCCGGATGGCTTATAGAAAGATTAATTATGCAAAAAACGACTCTAATTAGTTTTTATGGATACCTTTTCCTATTACTTGGTTTGGCCAGTTCCTTAGCGACAAGAAGTCTAAGAGATAGTGTAGTGAATGTTCTTAATCCACTATCTAAATTGTCAAGCACTTGTCCAGAATCCCTTGAAATAGCAAGAGAAAAGCTAAGTTTTATTGTTGGCCGCGATGTAAGTCAACTAAGTGAAGATGAAATATTAAGAGCAACAGCAGAAACAGCCAGTGAAAACTCGGTAGATGGAATATATGCTCCTTTGTTTTGGATGTTTTTCGGCAGTTTTCTCTGGGAATTATCTAATCAACTACCAGGTCCACTTGCCTTGGCTTGGGCATTCAAAGCCTCTAGCACTCTTGATTCTATGCTTGGGTATAGAGTTGGCAAATTGAAATGGCTTGGAACATTTGGAGCAAGGCTAGATGATGTATTAACTTGGATACCTTGCAGAATTGTTGTATTTACACTTCCATTTATAAGCAAGCCATTACATAAGATTCCAGGAATAATTAACAACGCCTTTATAGATGGCAGAAAGGACCCATCCCCAAACTCAGGCTTATCAGAATCTATTTTTGCTTATTGCTGTGGAATAACAATGGGAGGCTTAAATGTCTACCAGGGGAAAGAAAAACTTAAGCCTAAAATCGCTTCACACGAACCCAAGCCAAGTATTAGAAGCATTGAGAAGTTATTAAACCTGATACTAAATCTTGAGTTGTTTTGGCTAGCAACTATTCTGATTATTAAATATTTAACTTATCTTCTATAA
- a CDS encoding sugar transferase, producing MIFRRVASQRQLDELSSSPSPYPANTLINQQSKIGRSLKRVGDVIFSVLVLTLGSPIFVLLAVLIKISSPGPIFYIQRRVGRDYKRFGCIKFRTMHVDADDVLSSVLESSPSMKAEFERDFKLRKDPRITTLGNFLRRSSLDELPQFINVVKGEMSIVGPRPIVDKELQRFGEFMDEIASVRPGLTGLWQVSGRNNLSYARRVKLDLAYARRRTFFLDLAIIMRTFGVLLFPMDRGAY from the coding sequence ATGATTTTTAGAAGAGTCGCTTCACAAAGACAACTTGATGAGCTTTCATCTTCTCCATCTCCATATCCTGCCAATACACTTATAAATCAGCAAAGTAAAATTGGAAGATCATTGAAGAGAGTTGGTGATGTTATATTTTCTGTATTAGTGTTGACATTAGGCTCCCCAATATTTGTGCTTTTAGCTGTCTTAATAAAGATTAGTTCCCCTGGCCCAATATTCTATATTCAACGGAGAGTAGGAAGAGATTATAAGAGATTTGGCTGCATAAAATTTCGCACTATGCATGTTGATGCCGACGATGTCTTGTCTAGTGTCCTAGAAAGTTCACCCTCTATGAAAGCAGAGTTTGAAAGAGATTTTAAATTACGAAAGGATCCAAGAATAACTACTCTTGGTAATTTCTTGCGCCGCTCAAGCCTTGACGAACTTCCGCAGTTTATAAATGTTGTAAAGGGTGAAATGAGTATTGTTGGTCCTAGGCCAATTGTAGATAAAGAGCTTCAGCGCTTTGGAGAATTTATGGATGAGATTGCTTCAGTAAGGCCAGGCCTCACAGGGCTGTGGCAAGTAAGTGGAAGGAATAACTTGAGCTATGCAAGGAGGGTAAAGCTTGATTTGGCTTACGCAAGACGGCGAACATTCTTTTTAGATCTTGCAATAATTATGAGGACTTTTGGTGTGCTTCTTTTCCCAATGGATCGAGGTGCTTATTAA
- a CDS encoding glycosyltransferase: MPDKDLVDFPKQVALVHDWFSTRSHGGAELVTREIDSLLLHLGCSTQLASLVDGQSTQLDSWLYGRSVLTTPIQNLPWGRSHVQQYLPLLPLAIEQLDLVDYPLVISSSHLVAKGVITSPENLHVSYVHTPMRYAWDLMHAYLRRSHLARLGAGPLIRWQLHNLRQWDQLSGLRVDHLIANSRFTARRIAAFWGRAAKVIHPPVEVQRFCWNEPREDFYLCVSRLVSYKRVDLVVEAFNRLKLPLVVVGQGPEEGYLKKLAGPTVRLVGFQPEQEVETLMAHCRAYVYAGLEDFGIAPVEAMASGAPVIGLGRGGLLDTVRCASADGALPTGVLFPDQTVGSIIQALSWFEESRLWKKFSSESTRLWAEQFRPEQFASRLETELRRVWGLHRKDCDVGASDPAKFLGFQV, encoded by the coding sequence ATGCCAGATAAGGACTTAGTCGATTTCCCTAAGCAAGTTGCTCTTGTACATGATTGGTTTAGTACCAGATCCCATGGAGGAGCTGAGTTGGTTACCAGGGAAATTGACTCCTTGCTTTTGCATTTAGGTTGCTCAACGCAGTTGGCATCATTAGTAGATGGCCAAAGCACTCAACTTGACAGCTGGTTGTATGGGAGATCAGTTCTTACTACTCCAATTCAAAACCTACCTTGGGGAAGGAGTCATGTTCAGCAATACCTCCCTTTGCTTCCTCTTGCTATTGAGCAGCTTGATCTTGTTGATTATCCCTTGGTAATTAGTAGTAGCCATTTGGTTGCAAAGGGTGTAATAACTTCACCTGAAAACCTTCATGTCAGTTATGTGCATACTCCTATGCGCTATGCATGGGACTTAATGCATGCTTATTTGCGTCGATCTCATTTGGCAAGGTTGGGTGCAGGACCTTTGATTAGATGGCAATTGCACAATTTGCGGCAATGGGATCAATTGAGTGGCTTGCGTGTAGATCATTTGATTGCTAACTCACGTTTTACGGCTCGACGAATTGCAGCTTTTTGGGGAAGAGCTGCAAAAGTCATACACCCTCCGGTCGAGGTTCAGCGTTTTTGTTGGAATGAACCTAGAGAGGACTTTTATTTATGTGTTTCTCGTCTTGTCTCTTATAAGAGAGTTGATTTGGTGGTAGAGGCTTTTAATAGACTTAAGCTCCCTCTTGTGGTTGTGGGTCAAGGGCCTGAGGAGGGGTATTTGAAAAAACTTGCTGGACCGACTGTTCGTTTAGTTGGTTTTCAGCCTGAGCAGGAGGTGGAGACTCTTATGGCGCATTGTCGAGCTTATGTTTATGCGGGTCTGGAGGATTTTGGGATAGCTCCCGTTGAGGCTATGGCTTCTGGAGCCCCTGTTATTGGCTTAGGGAGAGGTGGATTATTGGATACGGTGAGGTGTGCTTCTGCTGATGGAGCTCTGCCTACAGGAGTGCTTTTCCCTGATCAAACTGTTGGTTCAATTATTCAAGCTTTGTCTTGGTTTGAGGAGAGTCGACTTTGGAAGAAGTTTTCATCGGAATCAACTCGACTATGGGCTGAGCAATTTCGCCCAGAGCAATTTGCCTCAAGGTTGGAAACTGAGCTGAGGCGCGTTTGGGGACTGCATAGAAAGGACTGTGACGTTGGGGCGAGTGACCCAGCGAAGTTTTTAGGCTTCCAAGTTTGA
- a CDS encoding DUF481 domain-containing protein: protein MRNNSFNYFIRLLLSGTLFSVFNIVTPAQANDLVKFKLKNGDIISGKLIKSKSTKQVRVLDHSLLGIVKVNTKSILKKRINKKWKTNIDLGIDSNSTGPNNSLGYALDISSTYKGKTQKLFISSSLMGEKIQEQKNDINSQVAKAGLKLRYDRIFAKGLSLYTLSDYRYNQLNTVGVNDISTSLGIGYNLIESDNLSLDLSIGPSVHLIDGGSQCSSYSSCGTFLTSSSYAADASWNINKHLSFLVSDELIIGHIPYSSTSNNFSTKFRYFPSLDSSFYTSISFNSSFQSIKDPKHDNNLKLQMGLGF from the coding sequence ATGAGAAATAATTCATTTAATTATTTTATCAGGCTACTTCTTTCAGGGACCCTATTTAGTGTGTTCAACATAGTTACTCCCGCACAGGCAAATGACCTAGTTAAATTCAAGCTGAAAAATGGCGACATTATTTCAGGAAAGCTGATCAAATCAAAAAGTACTAAACAAGTTAGGGTATTAGATCATTCCCTCCTTGGAATAGTTAAAGTCAATACTAAATCAATATTAAAAAAAAGAATTAACAAAAAATGGAAAACAAATATTGATTTAGGAATAGATTCCAATTCGACAGGCCCAAACAATTCACTAGGATATGCTCTGGATATATCATCAACTTATAAAGGAAAAACCCAGAAACTCTTTATTTCTAGTTCTCTTATGGGGGAGAAAATTCAAGAACAAAAAAATGATATAAACTCACAGGTCGCAAAGGCTGGATTGAAGCTTAGGTATGATCGTATTTTTGCAAAAGGGCTTAGTTTGTATACTCTTAGTGATTATAGATATAATCAGCTTAATACTGTTGGAGTTAATGACATATCAACTTCTCTAGGCATTGGATATAATCTAATAGAATCAGATAATCTTTCTCTTGATTTATCAATAGGACCTAGTGTTCATTTAATTGATGGAGGCTCTCAATGTTCTAGCTATAGCTCTTGTGGTACCTTTTTAACTTCCTCTAGTTATGCAGCGGATGCTTCCTGGAATATAAACAAACATTTGAGCTTTCTAGTTTCTGATGAGCTAATTATTGGGCATATTCCATACTCTTCTACTAGTAATAACTTTTCCACTAAATTCCGTTACTTTCCTTCTTTAGATTCTTCTTTCTATACTTCTATTAGCTTTAACTCCTCATTTCAATCAATAAAAGATCCTAAACATGATAATAACTTAAAACTCCAGATGGGGTTGGGATTTTAG
- a CDS encoding tetratricopeptide repeat protein, whose product MNRGDLNGAIKDFYIGNIRAGEKDFEGALESFSRAIAKNPRHVLAKNNRGIIRRQRGDFKGAIDDFTSAIEINPNKADLYFQRALTKINIGNESTTYLSAIQDLTKAIRLDPTFALAIIQRGLIRTKLNNHLEAIKDFTLAISLKPNLGLAYLYRGNAKYYLYKSHHGCSDWNKALELGCSEAREKLQSFC is encoded by the coding sequence ATGAATAGAGGTGATTTGAATGGGGCAATAAAAGATTTCTACATTGGAAATATAAGGGCTGGAGAAAAAGATTTTGAAGGTGCATTAGAGTCTTTCTCAAGGGCAATCGCAAAAAACCCACGACATGTTCTGGCCAAAAATAATAGGGGAATTATTAGAAGGCAAAGAGGTGACTTCAAAGGGGCTATTGATGACTTCACATCTGCTATAGAAATAAACCCAAATAAAGCAGATCTATATTTTCAAAGAGCACTTACAAAGATAAACATAGGGAATGAATCGACGACATATCTTAGTGCAATTCAAGACCTAACTAAAGCCATAAGACTTGACCCTACTTTTGCCTTGGCAATAATTCAGAGAGGACTTATTAGAACTAAGCTAAATAATCACTTAGAGGCAATAAAAGATTTCACATTGGCAATAAGCTTAAAACCCAATCTAGGGTTGGCGTATTTATATAGAGGAAACGCAAAATATTATCTGTATAAATCACATCATGGATGTTCTGATTGGAATAAGGCATTAGAACTTGGCTGCTCGGAGGCTAGGGAGAAATTACAGAGTTTTTGCTAA
- a CDS encoding PrsW family intramembrane metalloprotease → MSVKNEKELGPVSEAISRLSRVGDADGLGQFNFSRFFGGINKPHTEEEVEKSLIVGTSSTTPSINEVDLEYPQPWLFFRLIIGSIILFYGFVFAYEQFENSNLIPGVIITGSFAVPISTLFLFFELNIRRNIHLWQVLRLVLFGGLLSLLIALLVFENTDFLEDSMGASVAGLVEEPAKLGALLLLMKGKRKYPYILNGLLLGASVGCGFAAFESAGYALNVGLYSRSFDSLVENIQMRGLLSPFAHIVWSGVAGAALWRVKKAGDFYLGLLQKKEFYMPFGIIVACHAIWNSTFSLPFMGKYIICGVVSWIIALSLVNLGIKQIASEKKGEFIFRR, encoded by the coding sequence ATGTCAGTTAAGAATGAAAAGGAATTAGGCCCTGTATCTGAAGCCATTTCGCGCCTATCAAGAGTCGGTGATGCTGATGGCTTGGGTCAATTTAATTTCTCCAGGTTTTTTGGTGGAATTAATAAGCCTCATACAGAAGAAGAAGTTGAAAAAAGTTTAATTGTTGGAACTTCAAGTACAACACCCTCCATAAATGAAGTTGATCTAGAGTATCCTCAACCTTGGTTATTTTTTAGATTAATAATAGGATCTATTATACTCTTTTATGGATTTGTATTTGCTTATGAGCAATTTGAAAATTCGAATTTAATACCTGGAGTCATTATCACAGGTTCTTTTGCTGTACCAATATCAACATTATTTCTGTTCTTTGAACTAAATATACGTAGAAATATACATTTATGGCAAGTACTTAGGTTGGTTTTGTTTGGCGGTTTACTTTCACTACTAATAGCCCTATTGGTCTTTGAAAATACAGATTTCTTAGAGGATTCTATGGGAGCATCTGTAGCTGGCTTGGTTGAAGAGCCAGCAAAGCTTGGAGCTTTGCTCCTTTTAATGAAGGGCAAAAGAAAGTACCCTTATATATTGAATGGATTATTACTAGGGGCATCAGTTGGTTGTGGTTTTGCTGCATTTGAATCTGCTGGCTATGCGTTAAATGTGGGACTTTACAGTAGATCCTTTGATTCCTTGGTTGAAAATATTCAAATGAGAGGGTTACTCTCTCCTTTTGCTCATATTGTGTGGAGTGGGGTAGCTGGTGCAGCCCTATGGCGTGTAAAAAAGGCTGGAGACTTTTACCTTGGACTATTACAAAAGAAGGAATTCTATATGCCATTTGGAATAATTGTTGCTTGCCATGCAATATGGAATTCGACTTTTTCACTTCCTTTTATGGGTAAATACATTATCTGCGGAGTTGTATCTTGGATAATCGCTTTATCTCTAGTCAATTTAGGTATAAAGCAAATTGCTTCAGAAAAAAAAGGAGAGTTTATCTTTAGAAGATAG
- a CDS encoding tetratricopeptide repeat protein — protein MNNSKAAGAILALAKEKQKQGKYQEAILAFQKSIALKEDWDAYQSLGSTFFTTNQFIEAIEALQKSLTLKKDWNSFKGLGWAFLNTDQYQKAIEAFQKSIALKEDWNSYQGWGWALYKSIRFKESISPFQKSIALREDWNSYQGLGWALFRNNQFEEAVDAFQKSIALKEDWNTLYGLGWAQIRMNHFREAIEAFQKSIILKEDWSSYQGLGWALLNTKQYKEAIQNFDKSIEFIKDWNSLKGLGWALLKTKRYQEAIDAFHASLLMQPVWDSYEGLGWALIKIKQYKASINAFCNSIALNENNSSYLGLGWSLYKVNNQKQANDALKNSVPIRNTQRIYQGKEWLESVYQILGRSYSSLEMERNPFVSQVYEKYIHIDSNMDSCIKPDKTIKETNTSSFECSLIQGAVITNIYGVYNLQGLPFNESIITRGKKLHSRDFPLGSFHSLNLSNYPKFNEIRSAIWIKYLEFNHIGHALTEMCSSIYPLLMWVENGFNLNELTIVIPAKCKEHKETLATLLSLDPKQLIHVGDEDIPLRVNQLLIPRPTMVLRDFMHPNHCKVVQTYLKLYIKNIEKIDTDYVCNDYFSNKVGELPPQIHPSKLYISRSKMPSRLRKFVGEEEIERELIELGWTIIFPERTTVKNQLSLYKHAKYIAGTEGSAFHILMGIEKPKFKIILLTKVIRDPEEDMQVNLGLQFSSLNTKVDHINCLESTGNKWGTIRDVSLLRNYNATNIAKEIEAFSQKN, from the coding sequence ATGAATAATAGCAAAGCAGCTGGAGCTATTTTAGCTTTAGCAAAAGAAAAGCAGAAACAAGGAAAGTATCAAGAAGCAATCCTTGCTTTCCAAAAATCAATTGCTCTTAAAGAAGACTGGGATGCATACCAAAGCCTGGGATCTACATTTTTTACAACCAACCAATTTATAGAAGCAATTGAAGCACTGCAGAAATCACTTACCTTAAAAAAAGACTGGAACTCTTTCAAGGGATTGGGGTGGGCATTCTTAAACACTGACCAGTATCAAAAAGCAATAGAGGCTTTCCAAAAATCAATTGCTCTTAAAGAAGACTGGAACTCTTACCAAGGTTGGGGATGGGCTCTATATAAAAGCATCCGGTTCAAAGAATCAATTAGTCCATTCCAAAAATCAATTGCTCTTAGAGAAGACTGGAATTCCTACCAAGGCCTTGGATGGGCGCTATTTAGGAACAATCAATTCGAGGAAGCTGTTGATGCTTTCCAAAAATCAATTGCTCTTAAAGAAGATTGGAACACATTATATGGACTTGGTTGGGCTCAAATTAGAATGAACCATTTCAGAGAAGCAATAGAAGCGTTTCAAAAATCAATTATCCTGAAAGAAGATTGGAGTTCATACCAAGGTCTAGGGTGGGCTCTATTAAATACAAAACAATACAAGGAAGCTATTCAGAACTTCGATAAATCGATTGAATTTATAAAAGACTGGAATTCCTTAAAAGGGCTTGGCTGGGCACTTTTAAAGACAAAGCGTTATCAAGAAGCTATAGATGCATTCCATGCATCACTTCTAATGCAACCAGTATGGGATTCCTACGAAGGACTTGGTTGGGCTCTTATTAAAATAAAACAATACAAGGCTTCTATAAATGCATTCTGTAATTCCATAGCACTAAATGAGAATAATAGCTCTTACTTAGGTCTTGGTTGGAGTCTTTATAAAGTCAATAACCAAAAACAAGCTAACGATGCTTTAAAGAACTCGGTTCCTATAAGAAATACACAAAGAATTTATCAAGGGAAGGAATGGTTGGAAAGTGTCTATCAAATTTTAGGTAGAAGTTATTCAAGCCTAGAGATGGAGAGGAATCCATTCGTTTCTCAGGTCTATGAAAAATATATTCATATAGATTCGAACATGGATTCATGCATCAAACCAGATAAGACAATTAAAGAGACAAATACTTCCTCTTTTGAATGTTCCTTAATTCAAGGTGCAGTCATAACAAATATTTATGGAGTCTACAATCTGCAAGGCTTGCCATTTAATGAAAGTATTATAACAAGGGGTAAAAAGCTTCACTCGAGAGATTTTCCACTTGGCTCTTTTCACAGCCTAAATTTATCCAACTACCCAAAATTTAATGAAATCAGGTCCGCAATTTGGATTAAATATCTTGAGTTTAATCATATAGGTCATGCTCTAACAGAAATGTGCTCAAGTATTTACCCCTTACTAATGTGGGTAGAAAATGGTTTTAATTTAAATGAGTTAACTATAGTTATTCCAGCCAAATGCAAAGAGCATAAAGAAACGTTGGCAACTCTTTTGTCTCTGGACCCCAAACAATTAATACATGTGGGTGATGAAGACATACCTCTAAGGGTGAATCAACTCCTAATACCTAGACCAACTATGGTATTAAGAGATTTCATGCATCCTAACCATTGCAAAGTTGTACAAACTTATCTCAAGCTTTATATAAAAAATATTGAAAAAATAGACACTGATTATGTTTGCAATGATTACTTTTCAAACAAGGTGGGCGAGTTACCTCCTCAAATACATCCAAGTAAATTATATATTTCAAGATCAAAAATGCCATCTAGGCTTCGTAAGTTTGTCGGAGAAGAAGAAATCGAAAGGGAGTTGATTGAATTAGGTTGGACTATAATTTTTCCAGAAAGAACTACTGTTAAAAACCAATTATCGTTATACAAACATGCTAAATATATTGCTGGAACAGAAGGGAGCGCCTTCCATATTTTAATGGGTATTGAAAAACCTAAATTCAAAATAATCTTACTAACGAAAGTAATAAGGGACCCAGAGGAAGATATGCAAGTAAATCTGGGTTTGCAGTTCTCTTCACTAAATACCAAGGTCGATCATATCAACTGTTTAGAGAGTACCGGAAACAAATGGGGAACAATTCGAGACGTATCTCTTCTTCGAAACTATAATGCAACAAATATTGCAAAAGAAATAGAGGCTTTTAGCCAAAAAAACTGA
- a CDS encoding class I SAM-dependent methyltransferase, producing the protein MKISVDLGCGSTIRNPYEADKVIGIDIHAYPGVMACNLFCEPIPLPDQSVDFVTAIDFIEHLPRTPIYEPNHVENPFIFCMNQISRVLKTGGTFMHKTPAYPKPEAFMDPTHTNIITEKTIIYFAKIPTEAYEDSYSFIREISSGYGIQTRFVLKSSKWENYHLIQTLEKY; encoded by the coding sequence ATGAAGATATCTGTTGACTTGGGCTGTGGTTCGACCATTAGAAATCCATATGAAGCCGACAAAGTAATAGGAATAGATATACATGCTTATCCAGGAGTAATGGCATGCAATCTATTTTGTGAGCCAATTCCTTTACCAGATCAATCAGTAGATTTCGTAACAGCAATTGATTTTATAGAACACCTTCCAAGAACACCCATATATGAACCTAATCATGTTGAAAACCCCTTTATATTTTGTATGAATCAAATATCTAGAGTATTAAAAACTGGTGGCACTTTTATGCACAAAACACCTGCTTATCCAAAGCCGGAGGCATTTATGGACCCAACACATACAAACATCATTACGGAGAAGACAATTATTTATTTTGCAAAAATTCCTACAGAGGCATATGAGGATTCCTATTCCTTTATCAGAGAAATATCCTCTGGATATGGAATTCAAACAAGATTTGTACTAAAGTCAAGTAAATGGGAGAATTATCATTTAATTCAGACCCTTGAAAAATACTAA
- the rpmG gene encoding 50S ribosomal protein L33: MAKKGTRIVVTLECTECRTVPDSEKRTPGVSRYTTEKNRRNTTERLELKKFSPQLNRMTIHKEIK, encoded by the coding sequence ATGGCTAAAAAAGGTACCAGGATAGTTGTAACCCTTGAGTGTACCGAGTGTAGGACTGTCCCCGACTCAGAAAAGCGCACTCCTGGCGTCTCAAGATACACAACCGAAAAAAACCGGAGAAACACCACTGAAAGGCTCGAACTCAAGAAGTTCTCCCCGCAGCTCAATAGGATGACTATCCACAAAGAAATTAAGTAA
- a CDS encoding DUF1651 domain-containing protein, whose amino-acid sequence MVAEIERALPTPTGWLIHPERKRVLFFIRDTKSVARNPQVITQLWYSTKDGVPTHIKDTRSMEPEDAVKTWNKLLNNGWELVEHQINEDAA is encoded by the coding sequence ATGGTCGCTGAAATTGAGAGAGCATTACCAACTCCAACTGGATGGTTAATTCACCCTGAAAGGAAGCGGGTGCTCTTTTTCATTCGTGACACCAAATCCGTAGCAAGAAACCCTCAGGTAATAACTCAACTTTGGTATTCCACTAAAGACGGTGTACCTACACACATCAAGGACACTAGATCGATGGAACCAGAAGATGCTGTAAAAACTTGGAATAAGTTGCTGAATAACGGTTGGGAATTGGTAGAGCATCAAATCAATGAAGATGCTGCTTAG
- a CDS encoding helix-turn-helix transcriptional regulator: MPKSIAHRFIRLPEVANIIEVSKGTIYNWMNAVTFQKSI, from the coding sequence ATGCCCAAGTCCATCGCGCATCGTTTTATACGCCTTCCAGAAGTAGCGAACATAATTGAGGTTTCAAAAGGCACTATTTATAACTGGATGAATGCCGTAACATTTCAAAAATCAATATGA
- a CDS encoding DUF1311 domain-containing protein has protein sequence MRSFLLLLLLIPLPVLAQEKEGYCNEGNTYAMRECAFSKLVQSDKKLKQELKSKTFEEWVGIRQTMCEEAYMQYKEGTIYPLMIMKCSVDMNKTLLEKTRGLN, from the coding sequence ATGAGATCCTTCCTTCTATTGCTATTACTCATCCCTTTACCTGTATTGGCACAAGAGAAAGAGGGGTATTGCAACGAAGGAAATACCTACGCGATGCGTGAATGTGCTTTCAGCAAACTTGTTCAGTCAGATAAAAAGTTGAAGCAGGAACTGAAATCCAAAACTTTTGAAGAGTGGGTAGGAATTAGGCAAACGATGTGTGAAGAGGCATATATGCAATACAAAGAAGGCACTATCTATCCACTCATGATCATGAAGTGTTCTGTTGACATGAATAAGACTCTGCTAGAAAAGACAAGAGGACTCAATTGA